In one Rutidosis leptorrhynchoides isolate AG116_Rl617_1_P2 chromosome 8, CSIRO_AGI_Rlap_v1, whole genome shotgun sequence genomic region, the following are encoded:
- the LOC139862271 gene encoding protein RSI-1-like: MARGPSYTALVFVMSLLLMIAFADVAQGYNKLRPQDCKPKCTYRCSATSHKKPCMFFCQKCCAKCLCVPAGVYGNKQTCACYNNWKTQEGKPKCP, encoded by the exons ATGGCACGAGGACCTTCATACACCGCTCTCGTTTTCGTTATGTCATTGCTTCTCATGATCGCATTTGCGGATGTAGCTCAG GGATACAACAAGCTTCGTCCACAAG ACTGCAAACCAAAGTGTACGTATAGATGCTCGGCTACTTCGCACAAGAAGCCATGCATGTTTTTCTGTCAAAAGTGTTGTGCAAAATGCTTGTGCGTACCAGCAGGTGTTTATGGTAACAAACAGACGTGTGCTTGCTACAACAACTGGAAGACTCAGGAAGGCAAACCAAAGTGTCCTTGA